In one Dermatophagoides farinae isolate YC_2012a chromosome 4, ASM2471394v1, whole genome shotgun sequence genomic region, the following are encoded:
- the LOC124491316 gene encoding uncharacterized protein LOC124491316 encodes MPGGDWIPVLSQMKSFVQVMTGDVEGARQTQENFSRECPIVSQARSVVELASGNEEAAIETQSRCLTTMNDFVDGVPIVGHVKGGIQHLTGDHEGGDRALNAASRISVNRKPQQ; translated from the exons atgcccGGCGGTGATTGGATTCCGGTCCTGTCACAGATGAAATCTTTTGTTCAGGTTATGACCGGTGATGTGGAAGGCGCCCGTCAAACtcaggaaaatttttctcgtGAATGTCCTATCGTTTCGCAAGCAAGATCTGTAGTAGAATTGGCTAGTGGTAATGAAGAAGCAGCTATAGAAACTCAAAGTCGATGTCTTACTACTATGAACgattttgttgatggtgtACCTATCGTTGGTCATGTCAAAG GTGGAATTCAACATTTGACTGGCGATCATGAAGGAGGCGATCGAGCATTGAATGCTGCATCAAGAATTTCGGTAAATCGAAAACCACAacag tGA